The nucleotide sequence ATTTAGCTTGTTAACTTCTGCAAGCTTCAATTCAAGGCTATGTACATGTTCACCCATAAAATTTGCCTCAACATCCCGCAGATTTAGTTGATCCTGCAAATATTCTGTACGGCAGCCAGTTAATGCTACAAAAGAAGGGATTTAATGCAATAAAAAGAAATTCTAGGACAAATTATCCTCAAAATTTTGCTGAAGTATGTTTACTATGAGGGCCCCATTTTGAAGCTAAAAAGGTAACAGTAAGATCTTCTGCATGCTAACATAATTTAATTCCTGAAAGAGATAAGTTTCTATGAGGGTATGTGTTGATGACTTGTTACAAATGCAAGGTAATGTTAGTACAGCTACCTATCTCTTGACAGCAATTCATCAACTCTCTTTCCAATTTCTGGATGCGTGTACTATCACTAAGGCACGCCTCGGATGCTGCATTTGCAACTGTCTCCAATCTCTGAATcaacaaaatattaaaataaaagaataagcaATCTATTTGACAGAAACTTTTTACAATCCTACAACCAATAATGTACATTAGATAAATTCTAAAGAAAACTGATGTCATTTCCAAGCTTTTGATACAGCCAAAGCTGAGCTAAGATTCCTGAATTATCAATGTTCACTTTACAATCAAAATTCACACAAATTATTGGTAAAAGTTCTTCCAACCATTCAGAATTGGTTTCTTGCAGTTTGTCACCTACCAGATATGCACTAAAACCAGCCTACTAAAAGAACCAAAACATTGCCCAAATTGTTTGTTTTGACTTAAAAAAAATGTCCATCAATAGCACCACAGATTGAGAATTATCAAAAAGTCTATATGAGCCTTGGAGGTTGAGCTCATATAAGTAATGTAAATTGATAAGATAGGACCACGTTACAATAGGTGAGGTGCAAATATACCTAAGCACCTAGGTGGGTTTGGTGAATCATTCGGATCACCTTCTTCTTTCTGCTTTCCTACTTTATGACAAGCTTTGTATTGTGCAGGACTTTACAAGAGTTTCATGATTCATCTTTTTACTCCATCCACTATCGGTTATGAGGGAAGAGAATGAGAGTTTTTCATTTTTGTCATTCTGTTATTTGAGTCCGAAAGCAGCATCTCAAATTCTTGGAGAGTCAATCCTATTTTAGAGCTCTACTGCTGAATCTGTGAGCCTTCTTTGTATCTAATTGACTGATTCAATGAAGAGCTCTAGTCTCGTACACAGCTAACATGCATCAATGAAGCTATCACACTTCCTTTATTTACTCTTCTTTGTATCTTATTGACTGATTCATGTTTCCTCATATATTGCAgactaagaaaaaaaatatcactGCAGAGCATAACATTTTTGAACTTTTGCATAGAAAGACCACCATCGATTCATGCCACATTGATAATATTATTCATAATGGTCCACAAAAAACTTTGATGGATAACTTGTCTGAGGTCTTGAGGTTTACCTCTGTATACACTGATCCTCTTCGTAAGAACTTAACATCTGTGGCATAGCCATTATTAGAACTGCTAGACATCTGCAGGAAATCACACAGGatagaaatcaataaaaaacagCCAAACATTAATTTTAACTTAGTTCTGAGCAATGTTTAACTTTCATCTTCAAAGTCTAGAACAAAaacttgaatgaattattcaAAAACCAAGTGCTCATTGAACAAAATGACCTAAAGAATGGGATATTAACTATGAGCAATTTCTAGTTGTGGACCCAAATGCACCAACCATTAAGATTGATCAAACAATTGAATCAGGTAATTCCTTTTCTTTCCATCAATAACTTCCTACATTAGCTTAAAATGGAGACGAAATACATAATCAAAAATAGGGAAAGAcaagcaaaaagaaagattaatcACAGAATGTTTGATTTTTTTACACATATCAACAAGACCCCAGTGCCCAAATAACAATTGGAAAcggaaaatcaaaaaaaaaagaaaccaaaggCGAAATCTTTGTCTGTAATAAACTGATATCCAACATAAACTAGCAAAAATCAAGTGCCGAAATAACAATTGGAGGcagaattttaaaacaaaaccaCTTGCCTACGTGCATGAAAATCCTCTCAATCTCTGCAAAATATCCCGATCACAGCCTGCAGCATCCGATACAACGAAAAATCTAAAGATACCAGAGCCGAAGACAACGCTCAACGAGAATATGCATAGaaatttcaagaagaaaaatgCCAAGAGCGACCGTGGATTGAATCAGATGAAGAAAACCAAATAAGGAGAACTCCAATTACAAGTGGGAGAGGAGTCGCATCGAATTTGCCAACAAGCGAATTAGATGGTCGGAATTTAGAAAGTGAAAGCTATTAGACAGATTTGTTTGGGGATTGGGGTTTCTCTGGGAATGGGTTAAATTCGAAAGTCGGTTTTGGATTTCTTTTGAGAAGGGTAACGTTTCAGCCCTAATAAAGGCGGCCGGGAGGTGACCGCACCGCGAGGTCGTGGAATCTTTTAAGCGGTATGATTTGTGGTTTTCAAGGAATCTATAAAATCTGTGAACCGcggatgtaccaaaaaaaaaaaaaaaggaatctaCAAAGTCTGCTTACCTATTTCATTTCTCTTcggatttaaaaaaaagagagctaaAATCGGCATAAAAGTTCGAAGTCGATGTGTAATTATTCAAATCTGATCTATCACTGATAACctatgctatatatatatatatatattatactacAAGGAATGGCTTACAAATTTTTAGTgcgaatacatccaaaaaaaatcaaaaaataataagtctCAAAGTGCTCTAGGCAATTCTCTCTCATCAATCCAGAGAATTTTTTCTAAAGTGATTTGCCACATATAcgaggccacccaatccgcagctccATTGGTCTCTCTGTAGACATGTTTCGTCCCCCACTATGGCCCAAATATCGTGAAGTAGTGGATGGCAGCCACTATGCCACTGGTGCACCCTTGGATCTAGCCAATCACCGTAGCCGAGTCACGAACAAGATTGCGTTGGCCTGTAGTACACGCTAGGCATGATACAGACGGGCCCAAGCTGTCCTCAACTTTGCCTCAGGaacaaaaatatcaaagatCTGCCACCCACTAGCTGTAACCATTCTAGAGTCCAAGCCTCTGATTTCTGTACCACTCCTTCTGCCACCATttagcatatatcagtcaaagtTAATCTTGGGGAAACTCAAGAGCGAGGGCTCTCATGTGATAAATACTGTCCTTAGTGCTACAAAAGCAGATGTAGAACCTAGATACCTCGAGCTGTCAAAGGCCTATCTGATGGATCTGCATAAATAATCTTCGCTGCCTCTATACAGGCCCGCTCTATAACAAACCTAAATATAGGACTGCTCTTTCCAAATATTTAGACGTTCCTGGTCAGCCAAATATGGTAAGCAATATAAGTCATCGCAATAGCCAACGTGTTCTATATCCGAAAAAACTAAGCCAAGCTAATATATGGACaagaaaaattataattgccgaattataatttataaaataatgACAATAATGCTATGGTAAGTGGTACTCCTCCTCACGGTTTTCAGGTTGAGAAATTAGTGCGGAAACAATATGAGAAATGAGTACACTTCAAGAAATGAAAAACatctatataaaattataaaatttatttatatatttaatacaGGAAATAAGAATATATCTTAAACACATTAATATAATACTAAAATCTCCCAGCTCATTGCCTAGAAAGAGGGGCTAAAAAATTTCTCCTTCTGTCACACTAAATATTAATAGATAGTAGATTGCTtttaatcaaaagaaaaagatttacaAGATTTTTAATTGAAGAAAGAAACTTGAACAATGAGAGTTCTGCATGAAAAATATTCATATGGACAAAATCCAAATAaagtttttcctttttaatttctACTAGTAGTGGTACCAAGGTGCTGGCTTCTTGAGGAGAAACTGATTTGGTAGTTTGAGAATGCATTGCTTAAGCTCATTTTTTAATTTGGTTTCCCGAGTAACCCCTATTTTAGTAGGAAACGTGTTATTTTGGTATCTATAAATGTAATGCTACTTGGATAGGTTAACTTAGAGCCTAAACCAAATTTGGGGCTATTTTACTTGGATTCAAGCAAACCAATATGAATCCTATGACCATCCTATCTCGCTCTCTCCTTGTGAGGTTGTTCAATCTCTTCATAAATCCTAGCTAGTTTGATAGTTTGAGATCCTAAATCTAAATTTCACTACCAATAAATTGTTTGCAGTATGATGAGCAATTCCAGTGAGGAGTTCAATTGCTATTACACTGGGGAGTTCAATTGAGGAGGACCCAACAAGCAGTTGTTCCAACCATGTATTAGATGGATTCAGCATGCAAGCTGTTTCTAACCTGCTGCATGGGTCCACTCGGACAAATCATGTCACCAACTTGCACTGCTTGCCTTACTTGCACAAATGACGATTTATTTTCATACAAGCGTAATGTGGTTTGAAACTAGAGAAGAAATTAAAGCAGATCCGCCACCAGAGCAATGGAAAAACTTAAATCGCAAACATCACAACTACACCATTGATCTCAAATAATCAAGAATGAAACAAACCAATTCTCTCAATTTGGGCATTTGATATCTATAGGCAGGAGCAACTGTGAAATACTCCCCTTCTCATCATGCAACAATAGCAAGGGACTAACATGATATGAAACATAAGCACAAATTAGTAACATCGGTATCCTACAAAAAGGGTTAATGTTCTATCTACAAACTTTACCATCTAGAAGAGATCCATACTCAATTCCTTTTAAGGCCAACAGGAATATAAAAAAAGATATAACTTAAAGTTAATTTAACATAAAACAAACACATAAGCTGAGATTTGATTCCCGGTATTATCCCAGGCACTGAGCTGAGCAAGAAGAAATATATGGTAGAGAAAAGCTGAACAAAGTTAATACCAGGAAATGATGGACAAATCTAAGCTCAAATAACATACAGGTAGTTGGCTTCTCATCATTGTAACAATATATAAAGAGAGCACAAAAGTAATGTTTAAACTTTAAACCATCCATGTCATTTCTTAACTATATCTGATGCAGCTGCAACTTCTTGTTCTTGCAGCTTTTTCACCATGGCAGCATGCTTCTGCCCTGCAACATGGTACTCAAACACTTTCTCGCTGTTAACTACAACATTGCAAATAGtgcaaaccttaacaccctccgCAGCTGCCCCACCTTCCAAAACTCTCCTTTTTTTGGCTTCCAGCTCCTCTGCCGATGCTGGAGCTCCCTTCTGCTTTGCTTTCTCACCTACAGTTTTGCTTTTCTCAGCATCTGGAATTTCCTTCCTCTCAACTGTGGCTTTTGGAGCTTTAGAATGATTTGCTGTAATAGACTCCTGAAGTTTCTGCAACGTTTTCTTGTGTTTTTTTCCTTGTTTGTGGGACTTCAGAACTTCTGGCGTGTTACACTCAATCTTACAGACCTCACAGTATGCTGATTGCACAACCTTGGTGACCTTCttccggcccctcttctttgttttttcagAGGTTAGATGTGACGCACCACCATGCAAGTGCAGGGATCTTACCTGGGGTGGAGCTGCTGGCTCCAGGCCATTGGAAGACCTTGCTAGGACCTGCAAGATGAAATATCATAGGAGGTTAATTCAtagtgaaaaaaatgaaaaagagtcATAAAAACTAAACAAGTACACAACATATCACGTCAGTGCCTCTTCAAATCTCCACCCCAAACCCCCTCCCCACCCTACAATCTTATACACACAAATGACAATAACAataacaatacaaacaacaataaTATTAATGATGTACTAGTAATTGGAGCTTACAGTAAGTCATAGGGATCTGAATATGACATTATATGTATTGGCATAACAAAATGTAACCCTTTTGAAGGAATTAGTCTTCACCAGGGGTTGGAGTTCCTCTTCCATGATAACAATTTTACGTTCAAACAAAACCACAAAAGCCTGGTTTGAGCAGGAACATTTGCATGAGGCCTATCATTACATGCAGAGTAACAGCCATACATTTCAACATCTTCATCACTCCTTATGAAGAGATCAAGGAAAGCTGTCCACCTGTTGCTTTTCAAATATTCAATCTGTCCTCACAAAGGACACCAATATCTCAGGAAATTGGAGGGTGCAATGCCTTGGCTGCTGCTGATAACGTCAGCATTGACAAAAAGATCAAGGGATTTACAAGCAACCTATTAAATGCCTCCGGTCAATTGTTAAAGAGGCAGAGGAAAAGCAAATCCACTAGTCTTAATACCAGAATTTTTCAAACAATCTTTCCAGGAAGCAAAGGAGAACCACAGTGACCTTTAGTTTTTCATCTTTCCAGAAAGCAAAGAAACTTCATATTTTGTCATCCTACAATAATACCAATATAGAGGGTGAGACCTGGCAGCTGGCGCAGCTGTAAAGTTGCTCCATTCTGACCTGAAGGTTACAGGTTTGGAACATAGAACTGGGACCTGCCTCAGTGGGCAAGCAACCACCAAAGGTTCTGGTTCTATTCTTGGATGGTGCACCCCAAAAAATCAGGACCTCGGTAATTATAATGCAGGTGGGTCTCCCTCCTTTTatctcaaaaagaagaagaaaaaactcTTGGATGGATGTTGTCCATCAAATCAAAGATAATCATATACCAGTGGCACATGACTGGATTGCCTATCCTATAGCACCTTCAACGATAAGACTAACATGacaatgattttttaaaattgTACTTGAACTAGTTCACAGAATCTACGGGAACTTTAATATCACTTCAGATTATTAAAGATGTTACATCAAGAATCTTCAATAGGAGGACCTTCTTTTTTGACTTCACAACCATAAGATCAGCCAGATCTGCAAGTAAAATATGTCACTTCGTAATCCATTGGAGAcaggtttctacctaccatcaTTATTCGTCCTCCAAAGAATTCCAAAACAGGGACTGGATTTGCTGTATTTATTCTGAGTGAGTGTCCTAGCACTCCAAGGTGAATGTACAAGAGCCTTCAGTCAAAAACATATCTGATTTTATACAGTCATAAAACtgccatgaaaagaaaaaatcataATGGGATTAGAATTTGCAATTAAAAAAGAAGGTAGGAATATGGACATTtactagaggataggacaaatAACAAGGCTATCATACTTGGACTTGGTAGCAAGTTATGTCAATTTCAGATGCAAGGACCTTCCCAATTTAACAAGGAAAACAGCAATTCCCCATACATATAACTGTTCTGTTGTATGCATGCAGGTTGATGCGGACATATCTTACAATCAATCTGCATGCCCACcctttaattaaaaatactGTTTCTACTTGTCTACATTAACAGCATCTATTATAAAGATCAGATTTTGAGAAATCTATAGCTCATATAAAAAGCATTGTATTTGATTTCTTGAAGAAAATTTCCTGGACAATTGCTGCTGCCAAGGGGAAAATTATAATCCTGCTAGGAACTAGCTGAAGACATGTATGTACGCATATGAAATATATAAAGCATTTCAAAAGCTATATGCATCCCTATATTACTAAATCACCAAGCCCCGCATTTATTTGCACGAGATACTGCAAAGAAGAACACGTGCAAAGAAAGGgaaacaaacaaagaaaaaccACATACCATCTATAAGCTAATGATACAGAAGCACTAAGACCACATGTAGGAAGTGAACAACTAGAAACATACTCCTCCTGATTCATTTATAGCAAATAAACATCATTAAACTACTTCATATCAACTCACACGATGGTCGTAAGCTATTTGGAGAAGAATCAAAAGAGATCCGCAACCATGACATGCAACGAAAGCCTTGAAATGCAAACAACATAATTATGATGTTGCTCTCAAATGATTCAGAATGAAATGACGCAACTTTCTCAACTTGGCTGTACAAGATCTCCACCATGGATGGAAAGAAAACATAAACAGAAACTTTTATATATCAGCATCCAAGAATCACTAGAGATTAACATAATATGAAGCAGAAGCAGAAATTGAATTACCATAAATCCTGCAAAAAGAGACAGTAATATCTTCAGATTCACCTACAAGAACAGATTCCTAGTCTGATCTTTATGTTTCCCTAATGACAATAAAACACGTCTTCTTAGGGAAAAGTGAAGCAGGTCAATTTCCTTATTATAATCTCTGCAAAAGATAATTTTTTATGGAGCAGAGTCCACACAGTTGGTTGATCTGAAATCTGTCTTTGGTTTCTTTATATGTGCAGTTGGTTTAAAAACCAATATGAACAAAAATTTCCCTTTTGTAGGGGTGGAGGTTACCCTAATTACAAAGGCTCAGTTATCTGACAACGCAAGTACAGATCTTCCACCTTGGACTTGAGTGTCCACTGCAGGAGTTAACAGTCTCATTGGTTAAAGGGTAAAAATTACCAGTAGTCAAATGCATGTCATACCATACGTGGAACCAAATTCAAATTCCATGAAAGCTAGGGCAACCCCCATTTTGAGGGCTTCACATAGCAACTGATACCATCTCTAGAATGAATATTATGTTACATGGACATGGGAATCAGGTGCAACCGTGCAACTATGTATTTAAGTGTCAAATCCTTTTAACTTTTAGAAATTCTTCTTGCCAACCCTAAGTGTCATGCATACATCCATTTCTAAGTACCAAGTGAAGGAGTACAAATCAAAGGGTCTGGGTAACAAAGGTGAAGAGTAGACAGTGACATCACAAATGGAAACCATGGAATTTCAACAACTATGAATGTGGCCATCAAAAAGCTGATTATGGGTTGGATACTGTTAGAGTCCATTGGAACCTCACAACTGAAGTACCAAAGTGCCTTGGAGGGATGCATTTTATGAGACCAGATCTTCAAAGTCCAACATTTAGATTTAGTGGAAAGCAAGGGTAAGACTTTGAAAAGATTGATGGCACAGACTTGCTACTTCAGAATATGACATAACCCACCTCTCTCACCACATATACGATGGACATTGCTGTTCAAATTATTGCAGATAAGTAACAATCTTTTTGTAAAATTTTCAACAGTTCCATGTATGTATTTAAAGTTTAAACCAGGCATGAATGTTCTCAAGCCCACCTGTGCTTGTCCAACACCTTTAATAGGGTATATTGGTATAGAAGGGTTATCCTGGTCTACTTTAAGATGGCACGAGCTTGACGTGCCAGCCCATTTTGCCCAGCTAATATCTGCAGGGAAATGATACCAACGATTATGTCTCTTGACTAAGAAAATTCCTGATTACTTAAATCACTGAGAGTCACCACATTAGACCTTTAGTCTCCCAAAAGCCTAACAAGGTGATGCTTTTATACAGTAGAAACATAAAAATGTGATTGTGATCACTCACACACAGTTTTAAACTTTTAATAGTATAGTTAGTTGGATAGTCAATACGACAATAAACCTCATTCCCACGTGATATCGTGCTGCTGAATACAAAGAAATCTTCATGGTGCATAAAAAAAATCCCAAGTACATCATCTTGGTCCTTTTAGCACTCCATAAGGTGTTACACTATTCTGGAGATTCAATGGCTGTTCTCAACCAGGTTATGGGATGATGAAATGCTTTTAGGGATCTAAGGGACTCAGACTGCAAATTTCTTTCCAAAAAATCAATAGATTGGCAAGGCATTTGAGCAGAATTGTGATACATGATCTTGATAAAAAGGACAGAAAAATATCATGGATCCCAGAGCTTGCAAAGTAACAAGGATGCCATGACATGCTGGGCAACCTTCACAACAATAAAGTCACCAATAGGCTCTTAGCTCACTTTAAGGAGGTTCTTGCTAAAAGAAGACAGATGTAAGCATTTGAATACAGGACAAAGGTAGATCTTTTCAGTTCATTTattattttcccttttcttcatGAAAAAGGAAAACTACAACAGATACCAGAAATGAACAAGCATTTTAACAGTTCTACCTGCAAAATAGAGTGTTGGGATTAATTTTAGTCTAACAAGCGgcacaaaaaaaattaaggttGCTAAATGTTAATATCTCGGCTATCTCTTGGGTGGCCAATATTTCAATGAACGAACTCTTGTTTTATCTCAACCAAGATGGAAGGCTGGGAAGATGTGGAAGGAACCAAGATAACCTAATATCTTAGTCAATATATAGGAGTCAAAATATTGAATTATCAGCCAAAGTAGTAACACCAATATGAACTACCATTTTATGGCATTAATGTtatacataaaaataaaaaccatttaaaataataaattgaaaTTAGAAAACTCGAATGAAATATTAAAATTGTACCAGCCAATATCTCGTGATGTTTCTTAGTTCACATTAGCATGGGTAATATGGGctgatatatacatacatacatacatgcatacatacatacatacatatatatatatatatatatgtgtgtgtgtgtgtgtgtgtgtgtgtgtgtgtggataATATGGGctgatatatacatacatacatacatacatatatatatatatatatgtatttattgaGGTCTCTGCCAAGACAGAAACATCATGTGAAATGTGCACAATGAAAAAGTAGGGAAGTGAGCGAATAATAAATGATACTTTCACATGGTCCATGCAACTGTCAATATAGaaattatgcttaaaatttaaataccgTGCTATGTGTATTGACCAATGTTACCTGAGGTCTTGAACAATTCAAAATTTCAGCTTTTGACATATCCTGGCACTTGAATGTTTCATGAACTCCTTGACACTTTAAATTAATAGAATATAATGCCATCACCGCTACATGTCAACTTTTGGCATTTATGCCTCGAACTTTTTGAGTATAACATAACATTTAGCAAAAGTCTTATCAATTCTATCAAGTTAAATCATTCATTATATACAAAGCCATATATATTTGCACCTTAGAAATGCAAGGAAGAGTGGGTGCAGAAGCAAGTAAGGTTGCAGGCGCATGGAAACAGATATCTTACTTGCTTCTGCTCGATTCTAGGCATATCATACCAAATTAGTGTGGAACTGAGTCAGTCTGTTGGTTTGGTACCGAAACTAATCCATATTGGTCCGAACCAGTTCGAACTGAGTGGAACTGTCTAATTTTGTTCAATAGAAACCATGATTAGAAGGAGAAAAAAGGACCTGAAATTTATCTCGGTACGAAGCGCAACCATGCCATACCAATTACACCATACCATATCAGTCATGTACCGGTACAATACTTGGTATCGAGATTGTGGATCTTGCTAGAAAGTACTTTGGAAGCAAGTGTAGATTTGATATTCTAGAGAGTTTCTAAAGTGAGTGTATTAACCTAATAGACGCTTCTTGCTACTAAGATTTGCACCATAATATGCACATGTTCTCATTGTCCAATTTTTTGAAGGTTCCCATGTCCAACTATTGTAGATTGGACACCTAACACCTTTGTCATGTGTCCAAGTAACATTGCAAAAGCAATTTTGGGAAGGGATTAAGTGATTACAAGACAATAGTAGAGTCATGGAGTTTCTTACACTATAAGGCGATTCAGTAACTAAATCTAACCCATTCTACGGAATCACTATAACAATCACAAGTTCTGAAAAAAGTAACCTTAAAACGCATTACAAACTTAGTAACAAACAATAAAATCTCAAGAAGAAAAGAGTTCTAATATTCTTCAAAAATTGGAAGTGTATAGAGAGAGGGACTCACCGGTCCGTAGCTGTGGGGATCGACTCCATACTGCCGAACCGCCTCCTTCACCGCAAGGCTATGCGGGTCCtcgcctccaccaccatagtaaTATGCCGACGGGCCACCAACcccagccgccgccgccgccggcggtgGGACCGCCCCAGGGTACGAATAAGGCACGGCATGGAGTCCATCGTAGCCCCCGTGAGCGGCGTAAGGGCAAGGGGCGTAGGTGTCCGCCGACGGGGGTCGGAGGGCTCCGGCGCCGGCGGCGGAGGGGAGGGGGGCGTCGTGGGTGGGGGTGTGGTaatggttagggttagggttgggGTAGTAATAGCCTGCAGTGGAGGAGGAGGGCTGGGGTTGCTGGTGGTGCTGGATCACGTCAGGGTGGTGGACGTACGGCGGCGGCGCATAgtagaggtggtggtggtggtggtgcacCGGAGGCGGCGCCGCCTGGGGTTCCCCCCAGCTACTGCCGTAATCCATGGGAGATGGcattcagagagagagagacgggaAGGAACTCTATCTTTCAGAGTGCCCTCTCGTCTCTCGATCCTTCTACTATTCTTAGCTATTATATTTgtatttctttatatttttttatatttcttgtGTCGTAATAAAACGTTAGGGGTTTGCCTCGTCGCCTTGGGGTTTGGAATGCTCAGCAAGAGATGAACAGGAGTCCTATAGTGAATAACGTACGGAGCAACCCAGCTCTTCTGGCATCCATCTTtccaaacaaaaaacaaaaaaaacaaaaaaaaaaaaaagagaggatagAATTCCTTCTACTAATAGAAGCCATCATTCCACGAAAATCATGgcattttctcttctttctcatgAGGTCTTTCTTCTCGTCTGATAAGTTCTCTTCTCCTCGtgtgaatttttttctttatgaagACATCCAAAATATAATGTTCATCAGTATATATAGTCAGATGATACACATCTAACAAAATAGTTATCCAACATTCCAATACACACCTCTAAGTAAATCGATATATAATTATAAAACATAGTATTAATCAGTACACACTATATAGTCAGGTGATATGCACTTAGCAAAATAGTCATTTGGCATTCCAATCACATCTCTAGGTAAATTGATACATAATTTTCAGCATATGGTACTTACCAGTACACACTATATAGCTAGGTGATACACACCGAGCAAAAAAGTCATCCAACATCTCAGTGTGCACCTTTTGGTAAGTCTATACATAGTTTTTCAAAATATGGTATTCACTAGTACATAGTAAATGACCAGATAACACATACTCGTCAGCTTTTACATACATACTGTAAGTTTCTTTGATACATACTCAACAATAACCTAACACATATCTCTAGGTATAGTGATATACATTTTTCAGAATATAGTGTTCATCAGTATATAATACATTGCCAGGTGACGCACACATATTAAAATAGTCTTTCAGTATCCTAATACACTCATTCAAGTAAATCAATATACAATTTTCAAAATATGGTGTTCACTAGTATGCACTACATGGCCAAGTAATACATACCTAGCAAAATAGTCATCTAGCGTCTTAATATACATCTTTA is from Phoenix dactylifera cultivar Barhee BC4 chromosome 6, palm_55x_up_171113_PBpolish2nd_filt_p, whole genome shotgun sequence and encodes:
- the LOC103709253 gene encoding zinc finger RNA-binding protein-like yields the protein MPSPMDYGSSWGEPQAAPPPVHHHHHHLYYAPPPYVHHPDVIQHHQQPQPSSSTAGYYYPNPNPNHYHTPTHDAPLPSAAGAGALRPPSADTYAPCPYAAHGGYDGLHAVPYSYPGAVPPPAAAAAGVGGPSAYYYGGGGEDPHSLAVKEAVRQYGVDPHSYGPVLARSSNGLEPAAPPQVRSLHLHGGASHLTSEKTKKRGRKKVTKVVQSAYCEVCKIECNTPEVLKSHKQGKKHKKTLQKLQESITANHSKAPKATVERKEIPDAEKSKTVGEKAKQKGAPASAEELEAKKRRVLEGGAAAEGVKVCTICNVVVNSEKVFEYHVAGQKHAAMVKKLQEQEVAAASDIVKK